A genomic stretch from Arachis stenosperma cultivar V10309 chromosome 3, arast.V10309.gnm1.PFL2, whole genome shotgun sequence includes:
- the LOC130965838 gene encoding uncharacterized protein LOC130965838: MNTKTMRLPPRRVLTPSGPKRKEREDPFERPKPITTTTSSKLLKPDRPTPRPVLEPITTTTPTAATTSPSTSSPSSVKGFESTSPSNQLLAGCLAHEYLTKGTLLGQPWAQAWPENPIVAEKEDCSEKGGAATTTATTASKVCRETEEQRERYAKVASLFKCDGVHLSGVVNPAQLARYLHL; the protein is encoded by the coding sequence ATGAATACCAAAACGATGCGCCTCCCCCCTCGTCGCGTGCTGACACCTAGTGGACCTAAacgaaaagagagagaagaccCGTTTGAGAGGCCCAAGCCCATAACCACAACAACCTCATCGAAATTACTTAAGCCAGACAGGCCCACACCTCGGCCCGTTTTAGAGCCCATCACCACAACAACACCAACAGCAGCAACTACATCCCCATCAACATCAAGCCCAAGCAGCGTCAAGGGTTTTGAATCGACAAGTCCGTCTAATCAATTATTAGCTGGGTGCCTGGCCCACGAGTATCTCACCAAAGGGACCCTCCTGGGCCAACCGTGGGCCCAAGCCTGGCCCGAAAACCCAATTGTAGCGGAGAAAGAGGACTGCAGCGAGAAAGGAGGAGCGGCTACGACGACGGCGACAACAGCCTCCAAAGTGTGCCGTGAGACGGAGGAGCAGAGGGAAAGGTACGCGAAGGTAGCGAGCCTGTTCAAGTGCGACGGGGTCCACCTTTCTGGAGTGGTGAACCCTGCCCAGCTGGCTCGCTACTTACACTTGTGA